One window from the genome of Leucobacter aridicollis encodes:
- the secA gene encoding preprotein translocase subunit SecA, which yields MATVLEKILRVGEGRTLKKLERLAKTVNDLEPSFEALTDEELREETTEFRKRLEAGETLDDLLPEAFAAVREAAKRTIGLRPFDVQVMGGANLHLGNISEMKTGEGKTLVATMPSYLNALAGKGVHVVTVNDYLASYQSELMGRVFRALGMTTGCIISGQDPVERRKQYDADITYGTNNEFGFDYLRDNMASTSAERVQRGHFFAIIDEVDSILIDEARTPLIISGPSSGEGNRWFGEFARIAKTLEAGVDYEVDEKKRTVGVLEPGIEKVEDHLGITNLYESVNTPLISFLNNSIKAKALFTRDKDYVVLNGEVLIVDEHTGRILAGRRYNEGMHQAIEAKEGVQVKAENQMLATVTLQNFFRLYDKLSGMTGTAETEAGEFMSTYKLGVVPIPTNKKMQRIDQPDLVYKNEEAKFAAVVDDIAERHAKGQPVLVGTTSVEKSEYLSRQLAKQGVRHEVLNAKNHAREAAIIAQAGRYGAVTVATNMAGRGTDIMLGGNAEFLAVQEMTARGFSTEEDPEAYEGAWDEVFEAVKEAVSTEAEKVLEAGGLYVLGTERHESRRIDNQLRGRSGRQGDPGESRFYLSLADDLMRLFNSGAAAALMNRDGFPDDLAIESKMVTRSIQSAQSQVEARNAEIRKNVLKYDDVLNRQRQAIYGDRAQILDGEAIEERVVAFREQTIDAILDSHGADENWDFDALWSDLKQLYPIALTVDEVVAEAPNGRVDKAFLRREILSDAEVAYAAREESLGSEAMRELERRVVLTTIDRRWRDHLYEMDYLKEGIGLRAMAQRDPLVEYQREGFTMFEGMMGQIKEESTGLLYNLEVQVRPNEPGHEGHVHLEGGGLDEQTKPDETQLSYTSPDVDGTPEVSGAGVNDSQAKKRGSKQPAQPTARGAFGQQVPADEAGPANRAQRRAKKK from the coding sequence GTGGCGACAGTCCTCGAGAAGATCCTTCGCGTCGGCGAAGGACGCACGCTCAAGAAGCTCGAGCGGTTGGCCAAGACGGTCAATGATCTCGAACCCTCGTTTGAGGCCCTCACCGACGAGGAGCTGCGCGAGGAGACAACTGAGTTCAGGAAGCGACTTGAGGCTGGCGAGACGCTCGACGACCTCCTGCCAGAGGCATTCGCCGCCGTCCGCGAGGCCGCGAAGCGCACAATTGGACTTCGCCCATTCGACGTCCAGGTAATGGGTGGCGCGAACCTGCACCTCGGCAACATCTCCGAGATGAAGACTGGTGAGGGTAAGACCCTCGTCGCAACAATGCCGTCATACCTCAACGCGCTTGCAGGCAAGGGCGTGCACGTCGTTACAGTCAACGACTACCTCGCGAGCTACCAGTCTGAGCTTATGGGCCGCGTCTTCCGCGCGCTCGGTATGACAACCGGTTGCATCATTTCGGGCCAGGACCCAGTCGAGCGCCGCAAGCAGTACGACGCGGACATCACCTATGGCACGAACAACGAGTTCGGCTTTGACTACCTCCGCGACAACATGGCGAGCACCTCGGCCGAGCGGGTCCAGCGTGGTCACTTCTTCGCCATCATCGATGAGGTCGACTCGATCCTGATCGACGAGGCGCGTACCCCGCTCATCATCTCGGGCCCGTCTTCCGGAGAAGGCAACCGCTGGTTCGGCGAGTTCGCCCGGATCGCGAAGACCCTTGAGGCCGGCGTCGACTACGAGGTTGACGAGAAGAAGCGCACCGTCGGTGTGCTCGAGCCTGGCATTGAAAAAGTTGAGGATCACCTTGGTATCACCAACCTCTACGAGTCGGTGAACACCCCACTCATCTCGTTCCTCAACAACTCGATCAAGGCGAAGGCCCTGTTCACGCGCGACAAGGATTACGTCGTACTGAACGGTGAGGTGCTGATCGTTGACGAGCACACGGGTCGCATCCTTGCAGGGCGTCGCTACAACGAAGGAATGCACCAGGCTATCGAGGCGAAGGAAGGGGTGCAGGTCAAGGCAGAGAACCAGATGCTCGCGACAGTCACCCTGCAGAACTTCTTCCGCCTCTACGACAAGCTCTCGGGCATGACGGGTACCGCTGAGACTGAGGCCGGCGAATTCATGTCGACCTACAAGCTCGGCGTCGTTCCGATTCCCACGAACAAGAAGATGCAGCGCATCGACCAACCCGACCTCGTCTACAAGAACGAGGAAGCAAAGTTCGCTGCGGTCGTCGACGACATCGCGGAGCGGCACGCTAAGGGCCAGCCGGTGCTCGTCGGTACCACGAGCGTCGAGAAGAGCGAATACCTCTCGCGCCAGCTCGCGAAGCAGGGCGTCCGCCACGAGGTACTGAACGCGAAGAACCACGCACGCGAGGCCGCGATTATCGCCCAGGCGGGTCGATACGGTGCCGTCACTGTCGCCACAAACATGGCAGGCCGCGGTACCGACATTATGCTCGGCGGCAACGCCGAGTTCCTCGCTGTGCAGGAGATGACTGCGCGCGGGTTCTCGACTGAGGAGGATCCGGAAGCCTACGAGGGAGCTTGGGACGAAGTCTTCGAGGCAGTGAAGGAAGCCGTCTCGACCGAGGCTGAGAAGGTTCTTGAGGCTGGCGGCCTCTATGTGCTCGGCACTGAGCGCCACGAGTCACGCCGCATCGACAACCAGCTTCGCGGCCGCTCTGGCCGTCAAGGCGATCCCGGTGAAAGCCGCTTCTACCTCTCGCTCGCCGACGACCTCATGCGTCTGTTCAACTCGGGCGCGGCAGCCGCCCTCATGAACCGTGACGGCTTCCCCGACGATCTCGCAATCGAGTCGAAGATGGTGACCCGCTCGATTCAGAGCGCGCAGAGCCAGGTCGAGGCGCGCAACGCTGAGATTCGTAAAAACGTTCTGAAATATGACGACGTCTTGAACCGTCAGCGCCAGGCAATCTACGGCGACCGTGCCCAGATCCTCGACGGTGAGGCGATCGAGGAGCGGGTGGTCGCGTTCCGCGAGCAGACGATCGACGCGATCCTTGACTCACACGGTGCCGACGAGAACTGGGACTTTGACGCGCTTTGGTCAGATCTCAAGCAGCTGTACCCGATTGCTCTCACCGTTGACGAGGTCGTCGCCGAGGCGCCGAACGGGCGCGTCGACAAGGCGTTCCTCCGTCGCGAGATCCTGTCCGACGCAGAGGTCGCCTACGCCGCCCGCGAGGAGTCGCTCGGCTCTGAGGCGATGCGCGAGCTTGAGCGACGGGTTGTGCTGACGACAATTGATCGCCGCTGGCGCGACCACCTCTACGAGATGGACTACCTCAAGGAGGGAATCGGCCTCCGCGCGATGGCGCAGCGAGACCCGCTCGTTGAATACCAGCGTGAGGGCTTCACGATGTTCGAGGGCATGATGGGCCAGATCAAGGAAGAGTCGACCGGCCTCCTCTACAACCTCGAAGTCCAGGTGCGTCCGAACGAGCCTGGCCACGAGGGGCATGTGCACCTCGAGGGTGGCGGACTCGACGAGCAGACAAAGCCCGACGAGACCCAGCTGAGCTACACGTCACCCGATGTTGACGGCACCCCCGAGGTGAGTGGCGCTGGAGTCAATGACTCGCAGGCCAAGAAGCGCGGCTCCAAGCAGCCGGCGCAGCCCACCGCGCGAGGCGCGTTTGGCCAGCAAGTTCCCGCCGATGAGGCTGGCCCCGCGAACCGCGCCCAGCGTCGCGCCAAGAAGAAGTAA
- a CDS encoding Fur family transcriptional regulator, with the protein MPATAPATESAARLNAVGLRSTAPRRAVLEALQPGGHLDASELYDRLKDDLPGTSLQAIYGVLTALVEANLVRRVTPAGGSARYEARVGDNHHHLLCRSCGRLEDVPCAVGAAPCLTPSEDHGFQIEAAEVTFHGLCSDCVPVD; encoded by the coding sequence ATGCCCGCAACCGCCCCCGCCACCGAATCGGCGGCACGACTGAACGCCGTTGGCCTGCGCTCAACCGCGCCGCGTCGAGCCGTTCTTGAGGCGCTGCAGCCGGGCGGTCATCTTGACGCGAGCGAACTCTACGACCGCCTGAAGGACGATCTGCCAGGGACATCCTTGCAAGCCATTTACGGCGTTCTCACGGCCCTCGTTGAGGCAAACCTTGTGCGGCGCGTCACGCCAGCAGGCGGTTCCGCTAGGTACGAAGCACGAGTTGGCGATAACCATCACCACCTTCTTTGCCGGTCGTGCGGACGCCTTGAAGACGTCCCATGCGCAGTTGGCGCGGCTCCGTGCCTGACCCCTTCAGAAGACCATGGCTTCCAGATCGAAGCGGCCGAGGTCACCTTTCACGGCCTGTGTTCCGACTGTGTGCCCGTGGACTAG
- a CDS encoding catalase has product MAENKTLTTQTGTPVADNEHSLTVGPDGPTVLHDHYLLEKLASFNRERVPERNPHAKGGGAFGEFVVTEDVSKYTRAAVFQPGAKAETLIRFSSVAGEQGSPDTWRDVRGFSLRFYTPEGNLDIVGNNTPTFFIRDGIKFPDFIHSQKRLGASGLRDADMQWDFWTLSPESAHQVTYLMGDRGLSKSWRHLNGYGSHTYQWINAEGERFWVKYHFISQQGVERLSPEEAEKLAGSDADYYRRDLFESIERGEFPSWDVYVQVMPYEEAKTYRFNPFDLTKVWPKADYPRIKVGTFTLNRNPENFFAQIEQAAFTPGNQVPGTGISPDKMLMARVFSYADAHRHRIGANFNQLPVNQPHAGEVNNYQHEGSMRYHFNSAEHRTYSPNSYGQAGGPVADPVAGVEASWEADGSLVRSAHTLRADDDDFGQAGTLYRDVYSAEEKARFHEVLGGQAQAITVDRIREAFFQYWTNVDAELGAILRANYAA; this is encoded by the coding sequence ATGGCTGAGAACAAAACCCTGACGACCCAGACGGGTACCCCCGTCGCAGACAACGAGCACTCGCTCACCGTTGGGCCCGACGGCCCCACGGTACTGCACGATCACTACCTCCTCGAGAAGCTCGCATCGTTCAACCGTGAGCGCGTGCCTGAGCGCAACCCGCACGCAAAGGGCGGCGGCGCGTTCGGCGAGTTCGTCGTGACCGAGGACGTCTCGAAGTACACTCGCGCTGCAGTGTTCCAGCCCGGCGCCAAGGCAGAGACGCTCATCCGTTTCTCCTCCGTCGCTGGTGAGCAGGGCTCCCCTGACACCTGGCGCGACGTACGTGGCTTCTCGCTGCGTTTCTACACGCCCGAGGGCAACCTCGACATCGTCGGCAACAACACGCCGACGTTCTTCATCCGCGACGGCATCAAGTTCCCCGACTTCATCCACTCGCAGAAGCGCCTCGGCGCGTCTGGCCTGCGCGACGCAGACATGCAGTGGGACTTCTGGACGCTGTCGCCCGAGTCGGCTCACCAGGTCACCTACCTCATGGGTGACCGCGGCCTCTCGAAGAGCTGGCGCCACCTCAACGGCTACGGCTCACACACCTACCAGTGGATCAACGCCGAGGGCGAGCGCTTCTGGGTGAAGTATCACTTCATCTCCCAGCAGGGCGTCGAGCGCCTCTCGCCCGAAGAGGCAGAGAAGCTCGCAGGGTCGGATGCCGACTACTACCGCCGCGACCTGTTTGAGTCCATCGAACGAGGCGAGTTCCCGTCGTGGGACGTCTACGTGCAGGTCATGCCCTATGAAGAGGCAAAGACCTACCGTTTCAACCCGTTCGACCTCACGAAGGTGTGGCCAAAGGCTGACTACCCGCGCATCAAGGTCGGAACGTTCACACTGAACCGCAACCCTGAGAACTTCTTCGCTCAGATCGAGCAGGCCGCGTTCACGCCCGGTAACCAGGTTCCCGGCACAGGCATCTCGCCCGACAAGATGCTGATGGCTCGTGTCTTCTCGTACGCAGACGCCCACCGCCACCGCATCGGTGCAAACTTCAACCAGCTGCCTGTCAACCAGCCGCATGCCGGAGAGGTGAACAACTACCAGCACGAGGGCAGCATGCGCTACCACTTCAACAGCGCAGAGCACCGCACCTACTCGCCGAACTCGTACGGCCAGGCTGGCGGCCCGGTTGCCGATCCGGTTGCAGGTGTCGAGGCGAGCTGGGAGGCCGACGGCAGCCTCGTTCGCTCGGCTCACACGCTGCGCGCTGACGACGACGATTTCGGCCAGGCAGGCACGCTCTACCGCGACGTCTACTCGGCAGAAGAGAAGGCACGCTTCCACGAGGTGCTCGGCGGCCAGGCACAGGCAATTACCGTTGATCGCATCCGCGAGGCGTTCTTCCAGTACTGGACAAACGTCGACGCAGAGCTCGGCGCGATCCTGCGCGCGAACTACGCAGCCTAA
- a CDS encoding polyprenol monophosphomannose synthase yields MQHPIVPESVTHTSVLVVLPTFNERDSLRGVVATVLDAVPGANVLIIDDNSPDGTGEIADDIAHVEPRVTVMHRDGKRGLGTAYIAGFRLAIDLGYDYVVEMDSDGSHQPGELPALLDAAAAGAGLAIGTRWMPGGKIVNWPRHRRLLSRGGTAFARLALRSRLRDLTSGYRVLSHECIERLGLETIDSEGYAFQVETAWRIEQLGIPVAEVPITFVERTTGRSKMSTRIMWEAFSNVTRWGIETRRARSGKPAFQH; encoded by the coding sequence GTGCAGCATCCAATCGTCCCAGAGAGCGTGACTCACACGAGCGTCCTCGTCGTGCTGCCAACGTTCAATGAGCGGGACTCGCTTCGCGGAGTCGTTGCGACAGTGCTCGACGCCGTGCCCGGCGCCAACGTGCTCATTATTGACGACAACAGCCCTGACGGTACCGGCGAGATCGCAGACGACATCGCACACGTAGAGCCTCGTGTGACCGTGATGCACCGCGATGGCAAGCGTGGCCTTGGTACCGCGTATATTGCCGGGTTTCGCCTCGCAATCGACCTCGGCTACGACTATGTCGTCGAGATGGATTCCGACGGCTCACACCAACCTGGCGAGCTCCCGGCGCTTCTCGACGCCGCAGCCGCGGGGGCCGGCCTCGCAATCGGCACCAGGTGGATGCCCGGCGGCAAGATCGTGAACTGGCCGCGCCACCGCCGACTGCTGTCGCGCGGAGGGACCGCGTTCGCCCGCCTTGCGCTGCGGTCGCGGCTGCGGGACCTCACGAGCGGTTACCGCGTGCTCTCACACGAGTGCATTGAGCGGCTCGGACTGGAGACCATCGACTCCGAGGGCTACGCCTTCCAGGTCGAGACCGCGTGGCGCATCGAGCAGCTCGGCATTCCCGTCGCTGAGGTTCCCATCACCTTCGTGGAACGCACCACAGGCCGGTCGAAGATGTCGACGCGAATCATGTGGGAGGCGTTCTCAAACGTCACTCGCTGGGGTATCGAGACCCGCCGAGCGCGCTCGGGCAAGCCTGCCTTCCAGCACTAG
- the hpf gene encoding ribosome hibernation-promoting factor, HPF/YfiA family — protein sequence MDVSIHGRNVEITDRFEQYVESKTEKVAGLLPKAQAFEVRVSRLSDKSPKHGDRVEITLIGPGPVIRAESVGPDKYAAYDIAYGRVLERIRRSKDRAQDRRGRGRTSLGDAAANDFAVVDLQPASAEIIDAVATGSVPVVAEAEEAYSPVVIRSKEFPAERLPVEDAVDQMELVGHDFFLFIDAETDKPSVVYRRKGWNYGVLSLADS from the coding sequence ATGGACGTCAGCATCCACGGACGAAATGTCGAGATTACTGATCGCTTTGAACAGTACGTTGAGTCAAAAACCGAGAAGGTAGCAGGGTTGCTCCCGAAGGCACAGGCCTTCGAGGTACGTGTATCGCGCCTCAGTGACAAGAGCCCAAAGCATGGTGACCGGGTTGAGATTACGCTGATCGGCCCGGGCCCGGTGATTCGAGCCGAGTCAGTGGGGCCAGACAAGTACGCCGCTTATGACATCGCCTACGGTCGCGTGCTCGAGCGCATCCGCCGCTCGAAGGATCGTGCGCAGGACCGCCGCGGCCGGGGTCGGACTTCGCTCGGCGACGCGGCAGCGAATGACTTTGCTGTGGTCGACCTGCAGCCCGCTTCAGCCGAGATCATTGACGCTGTCGCGACAGGTTCGGTACCCGTCGTGGCTGAGGCCGAAGAGGCGTACTCGCCTGTCGTTATCCGCTCGAAGGAATTCCCGGCGGAGCGACTTCCGGTTGAAGATGCAGTCGATCAGATGGAGCTTGTCGGCCACGACTTCTTCCTCTTCATCGATGCCGAGACTGACAAGCCGAGCGTTGTCTACCGCCGCAAGGGTTGGAACTACGGCGTGCTGTCGCTCGCAGACAGCTAG
- a CDS encoding ComF family protein, whose product MPKREVAARGAPAETEAQNIAPARGSRLTGALEWLRELGLDLLALVWPSLCVGCGRQDRELCSTCAVEVADAPPDEVHAIPALGVPGFAAGAYEGILRAVLLAYKHRGAYSFGPMLGPRLAVPLRAALAAEHHRQRALDRGAGDALPRAPVWVPLPSRKRRERERGYRHVDVMLRAGLLSGRLPGERLRLLVPRRGRVGQVGLDSAARERNARLIRVRRDAERRLNGRGVILVDDIATTGATLRAAIAVFEAEGVPVVGAVTLCSAERRDAPQKTEWNLTGERG is encoded by the coding sequence ATGCCGAAACGAGAAGTTGCCGCCCGTGGGGCTCCGGCCGAAACTGAGGCCCAGAACATTGCTCCTGCCAGGGGCTCGCGCTTGACGGGAGCCCTGGAGTGGCTGCGAGAGCTTGGGCTCGACCTCCTCGCGCTTGTCTGGCCGAGTTTGTGCGTCGGATGCGGCAGGCAGGATCGAGAGCTCTGTTCTACATGTGCCGTGGAGGTAGCAGACGCCCCACCTGACGAAGTTCATGCGATCCCAGCACTCGGGGTGCCAGGCTTCGCCGCTGGAGCGTATGAAGGGATTCTCCGGGCGGTTCTGCTCGCCTATAAGCATCGCGGCGCATACAGTTTCGGGCCAATGCTGGGACCCCGATTGGCTGTGCCGCTTCGCGCCGCGCTCGCCGCAGAACACCACAGGCAGCGTGCGCTGGATCGCGGCGCTGGCGACGCACTCCCGCGGGCACCAGTCTGGGTTCCCCTCCCGTCTCGAAAGCGACGCGAGCGTGAACGAGGGTACAGGCACGTCGACGTGATGCTGCGTGCCGGGCTGCTGTCGGGGCGGCTGCCAGGTGAACGCCTTCGCTTGTTAGTGCCGAGACGTGGCCGCGTCGGGCAGGTTGGGCTCGACTCTGCTGCGCGAGAGCGAAATGCAAGGCTCATCAGGGTTCGCCGCGATGCGGAGCGAAGACTCAACGGGCGGGGCGTGATTCTTGTTGACGACATTGCCACGACCGGCGCGACGCTTCGGGCGGCGATCGCCGTGTTCGAAGCCGAAGGCGTCCCTGTCGTCGGCGCTGTGACACTCTGCTCGGCGGAGCGTCGCGACGCGCCACAAAAAACAGAGTGGAACCTCACAGGCGAAAGGGGGTAA
- a CDS encoding GerMN domain-containing protein, giving the protein MTKRRIRRMSRAGLGFALVATLTLSACAAIPGSGAVQPGLTDINQAEQALQFSAFGPSAGATPEELVRGFITAARSPIDDYSVAREYLTPEYADQWDPYFGVLVWEGSRPFRQDGDAAGMLMLSVVAEVDPEGRLLLTEAGESTELRFEFTRVGDEWRISSAPAGVILDRATFDAIWSQHQVNFLGAGDRLVPDTRWFLSRAALSTEIVNALLAGPSERFELVARSGFPEGTSLTKNAVTVEDGLARVDIKGEGLNNPKAQEEMLLQLQTSLQSVSGVNRVELLIDGTPVKGKPQAVAPMTPSQVGAKLAGVQNGKFGVFTASGIEPVIGISPVVEELAGDAIALSRSKTVAAVRTKAGVHIVSQGFTAVVDSRKDALAPNVDDDLWTWSLSASAPTKMHVANASGEQHDIVIPWLEGLDVRAVGIAPGGSMIGALVDDGGKSYVLVGGILRETDGGMPTAVTPKADIELWASGEALDFDWIDQNRFVAVTLQGSAGKVTVGGPGTFPSEQGSVPEAEEIFGGGNRAQIRVLTQNGELFAPQGASGWQRVAADVEVIAKRG; this is encoded by the coding sequence ATGACCAAGCGCAGGATCAGACGCATGTCGCGTGCCGGCCTCGGATTCGCCCTCGTCGCAACCCTGACGCTCAGCGCGTGCGCTGCGATCCCAGGCTCCGGTGCGGTGCAGCCGGGACTCACTGACATCAATCAAGCTGAGCAGGCCCTCCAGTTCAGCGCGTTTGGGCCGTCGGCCGGCGCGACACCCGAGGAGCTGGTTCGCGGGTTCATCACAGCGGCACGCTCACCGATTGACGACTACTCTGTCGCACGCGAGTACCTCACACCCGAGTACGCCGATCAGTGGGATCCATACTTCGGTGTGCTCGTCTGGGAGGGGTCGCGTCCGTTCAGACAAGACGGCGACGCGGCAGGCATGCTGATGCTCTCTGTCGTCGCCGAAGTCGACCCTGAGGGCCGGCTGCTGCTGACTGAAGCCGGCGAGAGCACCGAGCTCCGATTCGAGTTCACACGTGTCGGCGATGAATGGAGGATTTCGTCTGCCCCCGCTGGCGTCATCCTTGACCGCGCGACCTTCGACGCGATCTGGTCGCAACACCAAGTGAACTTCCTTGGTGCCGGCGACCGGCTGGTGCCCGACACCAGATGGTTCCTGTCGCGGGCTGCGCTCTCGACGGAGATCGTGAACGCGTTGCTCGCTGGCCCGAGTGAACGGTTTGAGCTTGTCGCTCGCTCAGGCTTCCCCGAAGGGACCTCACTCACCAAGAATGCGGTCACCGTCGAAGACGGGCTTGCGCGGGTCGATATCAAGGGCGAGGGATTGAATAACCCCAAGGCGCAAGAAGAGATGCTGCTCCAACTCCAGACCAGCTTGCAGAGCGTCTCGGGCGTGAACCGGGTCGAGCTGCTCATCGACGGGACACCGGTCAAGGGAAAGCCGCAGGCAGTCGCGCCCATGACTCCGTCGCAGGTGGGAGCCAAGCTCGCGGGCGTGCAGAACGGAAAATTTGGCGTCTTTACGGCGTCAGGGATCGAGCCAGTGATCGGGATTAGCCCGGTCGTTGAAGAGCTCGCTGGCGACGCGATTGCGCTCTCGCGTTCCAAGACCGTCGCTGCCGTGCGCACCAAGGCGGGAGTACACATCGTCTCGCAAGGGTTCACAGCTGTCGTCGACAGCCGGAAGGACGCGCTGGCGCCAAACGTCGACGACGACCTGTGGACCTGGTCGCTCTCAGCATCAGCGCCAACAAAGATGCACGTCGCGAACGCCTCGGGGGAGCAACACGACATCGTCATTCCCTGGCTCGAAGGGCTCGACGTGCGGGCTGTGGGTATCGCGCCGGGTGGCAGCATGATCGGCGCGCTCGTTGACGACGGTGGCAAGAGCTACGTGCTTGTCGGCGGGATCCTCAGGGAAACCGATGGCGGAATGCCGACGGCGGTCACTCCGAAGGCAGACATCGAGCTGTGGGCGAGTGGCGAGGCGCTCGACTTCGACTGGATCGATCAGAACCGGTTCGTGGCAGTCACCTTGCAGGGGAGCGCAGGGAAGGTCACAGTCGGTGGGCCGGGAACTTTTCCAAGCGAACAGGGATCAGTGCCCGAGGCGGAGGAAATCTTCGGTGGCGGCAACAGGGCCCAGATTAGAGTGCTCACCCAGAATGGGGAACTGTTTGCGCCCCAGGGAGCGAGCGGCTGGCAACGCGTCGCAGCCGACGTTGAAGTGATCGCAAAGCGCGGCTAG
- the mtrB gene encoding MtrAB system histidine kinase MtrB, translating into MTEPRSRGRMQRTWRRLRLRWIKATQPVLGPFRARWGRSLMLRTMTITGLVTGAMIAIAGVFLLTSVSNDLFSSRLEQSLQDSARATVQAQRMIDSFDPADRGGLQSLQTSVLRTVQDTSSSQMIYIRRQENQAPFPELSPVASTPSALGQAVSEELAEAVLVAEEPQYWQAVTFRDGEAKDAPGIVVGSSLKFPAGAGVFDLFIGYELSATAETLSFVQRTLFVTAVGMMLFIGLLVWVISRIVFRPIRVAADTSRRLAAGEADARMPLQHDEHFDVLSEGFNDMADTLQARIQELDDLSEMQQRFVSDVSHELRTPLTTIRLASEVLSGQQNSLAPGQQRAVEVLSTQVGRFESLLTDLLEISRYDAGRVTLETEPTNLVHLVDEVVTSLRPLSSSLIEVRPLGGYTPVDVDARRIRRIVSNLVGNAIEHGEDRPIVVTVDSNAHAIAVAVRDWGVGMDADDVDHVFDRFWRADPSRKRTLGGTGLGLAIAREDAAVHGGFLEVWSAKGVGTSFRLTLPRGDDVTDFVSPIPLIPEDVAGGADVRETTGGWLKRPFRRSIKTPKEGRS; encoded by the coding sequence ATGACTGAGCCAAGGTCGCGCGGTCGAATGCAGCGGACTTGGCGTCGCCTGAGGCTGCGGTGGATCAAGGCGACTCAACCCGTGCTCGGGCCCTTCCGCGCACGGTGGGGCCGGTCGCTCATGCTCCGCACGATGACGATCACGGGTCTCGTGACTGGCGCGATGATCGCGATCGCCGGTGTGTTCCTGCTCACGAGCGTGAGCAACGACCTGTTCTCGTCGCGCCTCGAACAATCGTTGCAGGACTCAGCGCGCGCAACGGTGCAGGCGCAGCGCATGATCGACTCGTTCGATCCCGCCGACAGGGGCGGCCTGCAGTCACTGCAAACCTCTGTGCTTCGAACGGTGCAGGACACGTCGTCGAGCCAGATGATCTACATCAGGCGCCAAGAAAACCAGGCGCCATTTCCCGAGCTATCCCCGGTGGCGAGTACCCCATCGGCGCTCGGTCAGGCAGTGAGCGAGGAACTCGCGGAGGCTGTGCTTGTTGCTGAGGAACCCCAGTATTGGCAGGCAGTGACGTTTCGCGACGGCGAGGCGAAAGACGCACCTGGCATAGTCGTTGGCTCGTCCCTGAAGTTCCCGGCGGGCGCCGGGGTGTTCGACCTGTTTATCGGATACGAGCTCTCGGCGACAGCGGAAACGCTCTCGTTCGTTCAGCGCACGCTGTTTGTCACGGCGGTAGGGATGATGCTGTTCATCGGACTGCTCGTTTGGGTGATTTCTCGGATTGTCTTCCGCCCGATTCGCGTGGCAGCAGACACGAGCCGGCGGCTCGCAGCAGGTGAAGCGGATGCGCGCATGCCACTGCAGCACGACGAGCATTTTGATGTGTTGTCTGAGGGATTCAACGACATGGCCGACACGCTCCAAGCCCGCATTCAAGAGCTCGACGACCTCTCAGAGATGCAGCAGCGTTTCGTGTCTGACGTGTCGCACGAGTTGCGCACGCCGCTCACTACTATCCGGCTCGCGAGCGAGGTACTCAGCGGGCAGCAGAACTCCCTAGCGCCGGGCCAACAGCGTGCCGTCGAAGTGCTGAGCACGCAGGTTGGACGGTTCGAGTCGCTCCTCACCGACCTGCTCGAGATCTCGCGCTACGACGCCGGGCGGGTGACGCTTGAGACTGAGCCCACGAACCTCGTCCACCTTGTCGACGAGGTCGTGACGTCGCTCAGGCCGCTCTCATCGAGCCTGATCGAGGTACGGCCGCTCGGCGGCTACACGCCCGTTGACGTCGACGCGAGGCGCATCAGACGTATCGTGTCGAACCTCGTCGGCAACGCGATCGAGCACGGTGAGGATCGGCCAATCGTCGTTACAGTCGACTCGAACGCCCACGCAATTGCCGTTGCGGTGCGCGACTGGGGAGTGGGCATGGACGCTGACGACGTCGACCACGTCTTTGACAGGTTTTGGCGCGCTGATCCCTCACGCAAGCGCACGCTCGGCGGGACCGGACTCGGCCTCGCGATTGCTCGAGAGGACGCCGCGGTCCACGGCGGATTCCTAGAAGTGTGGTCGGCGAAGGGCGTTGGAACGAGCTTCCGGCTCACCCTGCCGCGCGGTGACGACGTGACAGACTTTGTGTCGCCGATACCGCTCATCCCCGAGGACGTCGCGGGCGGAGCAGACGTGCGTGAGACAACAGGTGGTTGGTTGAAACGCCCATTCCGTCGGAGCATCAAGACGCCAAAGGAGGGCCGCTCATGA